TGGCGGATAGTTCGGCGAGCAGTTCGTCGGTCGTGACCTTGGCAAGGAACGCGTGCATCGCGATCGAGGGCGCGACGGCGTTGATCCGCACGCCATGTTCGGCGGCCTCGACCGCGGAACAACGGGTAAATGCCATCACCCCGGCCTTTGCGGCCGCGTAATGCGCCTGCCCCTTCTGCGCGCGCCAGCCCAGGACCGATGCGTTGTTGACGATCGCGCCGGTCTTGCGCGCCTGCATCGACGGCAGGAACGCGCGGGTCATCCGGAACACGGAATTGAGCGTCACATCGATGACGCGAAACCACTGGTCGTCGGTCATGTCGACAACGGGCACCTCGCCCCCCAGACCGGCATTGTTGATCAGGACATCGACATGGCCAAGCGCCGCGAGCGCCGCGGTGTGCAGGGCGTCGACGTCCTGCTGGCTGGTAACATCGCACACGAAGGTTGCCGGGCGTGCGCAGCCCACTTCGGCCGCGATGCGATCGGCCGCTTCGCCCAGTCGCCGCTCGTGGAAGTCGCTGACGAGAACGGTCGCCCCCTCCTCCGCCGCGCGCTTGGCGGCGGCGAAGCCGATGCCCGTGCCGGCCGCGGCGGTCACGACGACGGTCTTGCCCCGGAGCAAGCCGCGCGGCTCGGGATATTGCGGTACGATCACAGGTCACCCCTCGGCTCGCGCGGCATTCCAAGACCGCGCTCCGCGATCAGGTTGCGCTGGATCTGGTTGGTGCCGCCATAGATCGTATCGGCGCGGGAATAGAGGAACAGGTTGGGCAGCGTATCCCATTCGTATTCCGGATTACCGGTGACCTCGCCCGCCTGGCCGAGCACGTCCATCGCAAGTTCCCCAAGGTTGCGCCGCCAGGTCGCCCACTGGATCTTGTAGGTGAGCGCCGCGCCGTCGATCCGTGAATGATCCGTGTTCGACAGCATCCGGAGGGCGCCATAACGCATGAGGCGCAGTCCGATTTCCGCCTTCGCGATGCGCTGGCGAATCAGGGGATCGTTCGCCGAACCGTTCGCCCTGGCCACTTCGATGATCGCGTCGAGCTCGTTACGGAAAGCCATCTGCTGGCCCAGCGTCGAAACCCCCCGTTCGAACGCGAGGAGGCCCATCGCGATCTGCCAGCCGCCGCCTACCGAGCCGATCAGGCTGTCCGCCGGGCAGCGGGCGTCGGTGAAGAACGTT
This region of Tsuneonella aeria genomic DNA includes:
- a CDS encoding SDR family oxidoreductase, producing the protein MIVPQYPEPRGLLRGKTVVVTAAAGTGIGFAAAKRAAEEGATVLVSDFHERRLGEAADRIAAEVGCARPATFVCDVTSQQDVDALHTAALAALGHVDVLINNAGLGGEVPVVDMTDDQWFRVIDVTLNSVFRMTRAFLPSMQARKTGAIVNNASVLGWRAQKGQAHYAAAKAGVMAFTRCSAVEAAEHGVRINAVAPSIAMHAFLAKVTTDELLAELSAKEAFGRPAEVWEVANVMLFLASDLSSYMTGEVLSVSSQRA